The Musa acuminata AAA Group cultivar baxijiao chromosome BXJ3-6, Cavendish_Baxijiao_AAA, whole genome shotgun sequence region GTAGTCTATGAGTGGTAATGCTAGCCAATACATGTAATTGTAACACTCAACATTTCACGAGCCTATGTCTCAATAATGATCGGATAATCCGCATAATTATTCTCGATATGAATCATTGTCTCAACTCAATAGTCATCTTGACACACCATAAAAACTCCCTTGATATATCCTTCGAACTTATTGAGAAAATTATAATCTTTACtatttttataatcttctaaataaTTTCTCGCTTAAGCATCAAAGAGATTTTTATTGAGTATGCCACTGCTATATGTAATTTTATAAGATCATTAATCGAATTTCTTGTTTTTCTGACACTTCTGCCTATGATCCGTGGAAGTAAACCCAGATTGGATATAGATCCTCTCCCGTCATCATACAACCAAAATATAATTTAACAATACGCTATGTCAATCTTTTTTACTGTTTCACGTATGTGAGTAATTTCTAATAAACATGACAAACGCTAGTTTGCATCATTAAGTGAATCACCAGCCAAATCCCACCTCCAAGGGAACTCCATACCCGAAGGAGAATGTTTGTAGTGGTTTCTTCCAGACGAACACCAGTCTGCGTATGCCCATTCCACCACGATCGTTTAATGCAATGCATGACATGCCAAAGAAGAGTCTGCGTCACTGCGACTGTCAGCAACCAAATCCCCATGATACCTTCAGGAGGGGAAGCATCAGATTTGGTCACAGAATCCTTGCAGATGCCTCCTCCTGGCCAAAACTATGTGACGGGTTGGTGCTAACGCATGGCTCCTCTACCACCCATCCCCGTTTGATGCATGCACAAATCCCACCTTGAAGACAACTCCATACCTATTTGCCCGGAGAGAGAACATCTGCCGATATTATCTCCCAAGCAAAGCAACTCATCCTTTGTTTCTGACACAAACAACAGTAACACAAATGCAAGGAATTAGATCACAACGGAGAAGATGATCTAACAACAACATACGAGACACTGACAACAGGCCTAAACTAAAAAGATTGTAAGCAAAGGTGGGACTTTCTCTGGTTTCACATGACGATGGTGATGTAGCAACCTCCTGTTCTTCAGTGGGTGAAAGAGAGATGGAAAATGACCACTTACAGAACACAAAAGTTATTTCCTTCTTGTGTTGATCCTACAACATCTATAGCTTGGTAACGTTGAGGAATAGTTGGAGATAAGAAATTGGAGGCAGTAAATAGATGATCATTGTGTTAGGATTAGATAAGGCGTTAATCTGGTCTGGTTTCAGATTAATGGCTCATTGAACCGTTGGATCAAATAGTTGTGACCTATAATATTAGGTCTTCGTTTTATTATCCATCCTTTTATCATTTTTCATCATGCACTTaactggttttgtctaagtcgtgtgacacccttgcatgttcgtccgtaaaggtcaacctCTCCGAAACTTCCTACTATCGTCCCTTagtacctacaaaagagaaaacggataAGAAGAAACGCCTCACCCGGAATccataagcaatcatttcagtaaacactttataattaatacaaattacaaacaaattttacaagctttgaacggtcacacaacaaaggatccaaaatagtccactacaTATTGAAATTTTTCACAAGTATTTATATTacacaattatttttatttttatttatattacaaaATAGTCCACTACAAACACAAGTATTTTTCAcaagtatttatatttttatttacaagtctaaaacgatcatcaaacccaactaaaattgggTTGTTAAACGTTCGATCGTCCTTTACATACTATACAAAACATAAACTATTTGAGAAATATGTGAGCGTCATTATACTATTTGataaatatgatgaaaatttCTCTCACCGTATACAATGCAATGCAGTATACACGCTCTTTATGGGTGTTAGAATTATAATATCAGTATTTGTCATATTGTCCACCTTTTCTCATTCCTCCCATCGATAATTAAATGGAAATCGTAAGCCGAGATGGAAAAGAATTAGGCTTCAGCACCCACTCATTTACGTCGTGGATGCTACTTACAATACAATTGGTGATACTATCAAGACAAGACCCATCCATGATGGAACCATAGCTTGAAGATTAGTTGGTAAAGACTTGAAGTTTAGCgtcataaatattatatattacaGTAGTTCTCCACGCGAAACCTCCATAAATTATAATCCCCCCTCTTTGCCTCCCTTCGACGTGCGAGTGCGACCCCACGAATTCCAAAATCCAAATGCCTCCATTATCGCTCTCCTCGACCCTCTTGCTCCTTCTCGCCGTGTTATTGTCGTCCTCCTATtgcgccaccgccgccgctgcagaGAAACATGGCGCCGCATCTGGCATGCCGAGCTTCCGCGAGGCGCCACAATTCTACAACGCCCCCTCGTGCCCACCGCCTCTGCCGGCGGGGCCTGGAGCCGCCTGCTCCCCCAACGCGCTGGTACACGTTGCCATGACCCTCGACGTGGCTTACCTCCGCGGCTCCATGGCGGCCGTCCTCTCCGTCCTCCGGCACACCGGCTGCCCGCAGTCTGTCTTCTTCCACTTCGTGGCCTCCTCCGCAGCGGATTACCTCCGCGCCACCGTCGCTGGATCCTTCCCCTCCCTCGGCTTCCAGATCTATCCCTTCGCCGACGAGCCCCGTGTCGCGGGTCTAATCTCCACCTCCATCCGGGCCGCGCTCGACCGGCCCCTCAACTACGCGCGCTCCTACCTCGCCCGCGTCCTCCCGGAGTGCGCCCGCCGCGTTGTCTACCTCGATTctgatctcgtcctcgtcgacgaCGTCGCCAGCCTCGCTTCCATCCCGCTCCCCGATGGCGTCGCGCTCGCCGCCCCGGAGTACTGCAACGCCAACTTCACGTCCTACTTCACAGCCACCTTCTGGGCCAACCCGGCGCTCTCCGTGGTTTTCGAGGGGCGGCAGGCCTGCTACTTCAACACCGGCGTCATGGTCATGGAGCTCGGCCGGTGGCGAGACGGCGGGTACACGGAGCAAATCGAGGAATGGATGGAGCTCCAGAAACGGATGCGGATCTACGAGCTGGGTTCGCTGCCACCTTTCCTTCTCGTCTTCGCGGGTCGGATCGCGGCTGTGGAACACCGATGGAACCAGCACGGCCTTGGCGGCGACAACTACCGCGGGCTGTGCCGCGACCTCCACCTGGGCCCGGTCAGCTTGCTGCATTGGAGCGGCAAGGGGAAGCCTTGGGCGCGCCTCGACGCCGGGCGACCGTGCCCGTTGGACGCCCTCTGGGCGCCGTATGACCTCCTCCTCCGCGCCCCCTTCGCCATCGACGACTCCTGATCCGACCCGAATCCATCCCCGTCGACCGACCCCACccggaacacacacacacacacacatcaccaTCTTAATTTTCTtgtatcttttcttcttctcctctgaaAGCACAAAGATTTTGCTGGTCAAATGTAGAAGAACAATATGATATACTTATAATGTGTGGTTGAAAGGGGTGTAGGTAAGTAAGGTGGATCTTAATGAACAAAATAATTGTGAGTTAAACCTTCAGCTTCATTCCCTTCTACCTCACTTGCTCTTCTTATCATCTGTGGTAGGTAATGGAGTACTAATGTTAGTGCAATGATTGCTTTGCATTTTTAAGTGGGGAATTGAAAGACCTGCTAATTATTACAAATATTAGAATGAAACatgtatttacattactacaacctTTAGAATCCAAATGCAATAAAAAGAGTTGCAGATACTTTGATTCAGAATAAACTATTTAGAGGAAAAGGAATCCAAATTTGCAATGACCTCTacttgaagaaaaaaaatgaatttacTATTATGTAACTATCATATGTATCTCATAATTTTGGTATGGAATATAAAATCATAGttgataaggtcatttagtcccAAAGAAATATGGGAACCAAGGGTTTATAAGTTCGTCAGGTCTTTCCTACCTTTAGAGATATCTTTTGAAGTTTACATGTTCCGAAAAGATAAAACTGTGCGGGTTCAATTTCCATCACCTAAAACGAATAATCCCTCGCATGTCATGTGGGTTAGCTTCTCATCACCCAAAACGGATAATCCGTCGCACGCATACGTGCTTTTGCTTAATGAAAGGCATCAAAGTTTTCTTTGACCACTGCAAAATGCCACGAAACATGTGCCATCTCCTCATCTCGTCAGCAATTTCGTGCTTAACGCATCAAGATGGCCCACGACTTGGCGGCTTTCTACACATGCTCCAAAGTCGAGAGCCTCATGGCCATGTTCATGCTCTTCAAGGGCAGAAGCTTCGAGCTGGGGTAGGAGCTAAGAGACATTGACTTTGAGACACTTGTGGCTGCAGACTTCCTCAACCTCACTAGATATGCTGTTATATTATTATTGTCTCAGTGTCGGTGATCTCACAAAGCTAGGAAACATATTTAGATAGTAAAAGAGTGGGACCCCTATGGAAATTAAATTAACTTGTACGTCAGATCCTATATTTACCGAAGACTAAGAGAGGACTaataaaataatctgatatttactagttaatattttttttaattaatatgacgataaatatcatttattgaTTACCTCATAAGCCCGTCTTCATCCCTGCTCATCAATCATATCTGTCAATTATGTCATCATCTTTGTAGTTAATTATATACTCGACCGGCTCAACTACACTACTAATGGAAAAAAATAAATAGgaatttttatgaaatcaaatccgAAAAATTCAATTAAGTTCCTGAGGCACAAAATTATAATGACAAAAATTGTGACGGCACAGAAGCATTAATTCATCTGAAATCGATTCCATTCCATAAAGAAGAACTAACTCCTAAAAACTAATCATAACAATTACAATAAGTGCAACACCAAAGATGAAGATGATAACAGCACTGAGAATGTTTGCCAGAAGTCTTCGGCAGCACAAAAAATCAGCATACAGACGTAGCATTTTGACTTCAGCAATACATAAATCAGTTCCAGAACCTTTTACAATATAAATCAACTGGCATGCCCGACACCAACCTCTCCAGCAGTCCGCTGGGTTGGAAATCTCCAAACTAAAGAGAATTAGGCATTCACACACAAAAAACAACTACAACTCCCTGAATACACATATTTGAAGATTAACCCTAATGGACCTACACTATCCTGCGCCTTATACCCGTGGTTGGCGTGTGCTGAAAATATCGGCAGGCTCCCCAAAAGCATCTCCTTGTTAACAAGTTTTATGAAGTTTACCTTTTTTCGTGTATCCTCAAGAAAGTGTATTGGCCCCTCACATTAGCAGCAACAAAGATCTTTACAGTAAGCTGGGAAGAGTCTTAAAAGATATCCCAGTTAGGAATGTTGGCGCTTGCCTCATTCACCATCTTGACAAGAGTCACCTGACCGAACGTTCCGAAACCAAGAAACTAATATtcagaaaacagaaaaaaaatatatctattgAAAATAAAaggatgcatttttttttctttggagtACATTGAACATCTAAAGAGTAACATATTCCACATATCATGATCTAAAATATAAGGCGTCTATGAACAACATCTCAAATGGAGCAGATATTTATCATTAACAGAAGAGATACAGTTTCCATTAGCTATTACCACTGGCAAGGTATATAAACTTCATCAACAGAAGTCctgtcatgcatttttctagatgaCATATTCACAATGGTTAGACCAGGGCAACATATACAAAGTAGATAAAATGTCAATACTTTTTATATCTATGCATGTTAAATTATATTCACAATAGTTAGACCAGGGAACAAAGTAATGTATATGAAGTAGATAAACATTCTGATATTATCTATGCATGTTAAGACAGTGCTTAAAGATGTATTCCGGAGGAAGGTTATGAAGAAACAAAGATTACCCATGAATAACTTCCCAAATAAAAGAGACATACTGCTTGAACAAAGATAGTTTCATAAGGCCTATGAATTTACAACCTGTTTTCTCTTATCTAAACTTGTCCAAAACTATTATCCAGTTGTTGTCGACAAATGTTTTTCACATGGAAAATTCTTCCTAAGGAGAAATCTGTAGCCCATCTGCGataata contains the following coding sequences:
- the LOC135639625 gene encoding probable galacturonosyltransferase-like 1; translation: MPPLSLSSTLLLLLAVLLSSSYCATAAAAEKHGAASGMPSFREAPQFYNAPSCPPPLPAGPGAACSPNALVHVAMTLDVAYLRGSMAAVLSVLRHTGCPQSVFFHFVASSAADYLRATVAGSFPSLGFQIYPFADEPRVAGLISTSIRAALDRPLNYARSYLARVLPECARRVVYLDSDLVLVDDVASLASIPLPDGVALAAPEYCNANFTSYFTATFWANPALSVVFEGRQACYFNTGVMVMELGRWRDGGYTEQIEEWMELQKRMRIYELGSLPPFLLVFAGRIAAVEHRWNQHGLGGDNYRGLCRDLHLGPVSLLHWSGKGKPWARLDAGRPCPLDALWAPYDLLLRAPFAIDDS